From Pseudoramibacter sp.:
CATGAGCTGTCCTTTGATCGGTTCGTCGGCATGGTCGATGACCATCTGGAGAAAGTTGTTGGCTTTTTCCAATTTGTCGTAAAAGGACAGGTAGTTCTGAGACAGTTCAAACTGTTCGATTTCGCATTTTTCCGCCACCTTTTCCCGCAGGATGTTTAAAGCTGCAAAAAGCCAGCAACGGCCTGATCTTTCCTGGGAGGTCACGCCCCGGGTTTTCACTTCAACTGAAAAGGGCCCCTTGAGTTTCGCCGCCGCGGTCGGCACAAAGGCCAGATCTGCAAGATCAGTCTGGCTCAGTGCCGCGTTTAAGACCTGGGCTTCACTGTCTTTTTGGTACGCATCGCGGAAGCGTTTGAGCAGCGCAGTGTTGATTTCTTTCATCATATTCTCCTTTCTCAATACACTTTCAGAGTGTACGCCCGTTTGATGATTTCAACCACCGTTTCACATGCTTTGTGCAGGGAGTCGACGGGCAGATATTCAAAGCGGCCGTGGAAATTGGCGCCGCCGGTAAAGAGATTCGGACAGGGCAGCCCTCTGAACGAAAGCTGGGCCCCGTCTGTGCCGCCACGGATCGGCGCGACCACAGGTGTAACCCCTGCCGCCTGCATGCCCTTCCGGGCCAGTTCCACGACGTTCATGTGGCCGTCCTGAATTTTTTCGAGCATGTTGAAATACACGTCGTGATGGGCAACTTCAACGGTCCCTTCACTATATTTCTGATTAAAGAAGACCGCCATCTGATCCAGAAAGGCTTTGCGTCTTTCAAAATGATCCCGGTCGTGATCCCGGATGAGCATGTGGAGCACGCAGGTTTCCACATCCCCGTCCATTTTGTAGACGTGATAAAAGCCTTCACGCCCTTCGGTGCATTCCGGCTTTTCCCCTTCAGGAAGGGCCTGCTGCCATTCAGCGGCGACGGACAGGGCGTTTTTCATGATGCCTTTGGCATCCCCCGTGTGAACCCCGATGCCGTGAATCGTGACCACCGGATTGTCGGCGTTGAAGTTTTCGTATTCCAGGCCGCCGAGTTCCCCGCCGTCGACCGTGTAGGCAAAATCGGCGCCAAATTTTTCAACGTCAAATTTCGCCGCGCTGCGCCCGGTTTCTTCATCGGGCGTAAAACCGATGCGCACCTTGCCGTGAGGAATTTCGGGATGACTTAACAAATATTCGACGGCTGAAATAATCGCCGCGACCCCGGCCTTGTCGTCGGCGCCGAGGAGGGTCGTCCCGTCGGTAAAAATAATGTCCTGACCTTCGTACTTTTTAATTTCAGGAAAGGCGTTGACGGGAAACACGATGCCTTTTTCATCGTTTAAAACCACGTCTTTGCCGTCAAAACGGCAGACCTTCGGGTGAATGTCCCCGCCCGGCGCGTCCGGCGACGTATCGAGATGGGAAATAAAGCCCACGGTCGGGCCCTCATCGACCCCGTTTGCAGGCAGGGTCGCCATTAAATAGCCGTTGTCATCCAAATCCACTTCTGTCAGGCCCAGTTTTTTTAGCTCGTCAGCAATGTCCTGAGCCAGCACCTTCTGCCCCGGCGTGCTGGGACAGACCTGGTCGTTGTCTTCATCGGACTGGGTGTCAAAAGCGACGTAATGCAGAAAGCGCTGAACCAATTTTTCTGTATCCATGGCTGTGATGTCCTTTCTATATCTAATCATTCTTTTTATATTTTAGTGTTAGTTTAACATAAAAAAAGGAGGCCGGTGAGGCCTCCTGAAAATCCATCCATTTATTTTTCACTGAAGTCGGTCACGATCGTGCCGTCTGCGTGGTAGCGCTGGTTGCCGAAATACTTGTTGTGGGCGTACTCGATGCCGTTCCAGTTCAAAGGCGTGTACACTTCTGCAATGTCCGGCAGGTGAACATCCTTCAGTGCCCATTTCAAAAACTCTTCAGTCCCCGTCCGGTCGACGATGTAGCCGATGTGTTCCTTGCCGTCCGGCGAATCCGGATTGATGTAGTGAGCGGTGTAGTCGTAGACGTTTTTGATGATTTGGACAATGCTGTCTTCATCGGCCCATTTGATGAAATCGACGCCCATTCTCGGATTCTTCTTTCCGGTGCGCCCGAGGAGCGTCACGCGGTAATACTGTTTTTCACTCCGGGTCCAGGCCAGATTCGGACAGGCGTTGACGCATACGCCGCAGCCGATGCATTTGTAGGTGTCCCGTTCCGGACGGAAGCGCACCTTGGAAAGGGCGTCCACGGATTTGGCGCGGCAGGCCTTGATGCAGGCGCCGCAGCTGATGCAGCGTTCCGGATCGAGGTGAGGTTCTGTCATGCCCATAATGCCGATATCTCCCATGCGCACCTTCTGGCAGTCATTGGGGCAGCCAGTCAGCACAATTTTAACGTGCAGGTCGTTGGGAAAAATAACCTTTTCAATTCTCTGGGCAAAAGCCGTCGTATCGTAGCAGGCGTAGGGGCAGACGCGGTTGCCGACGCAGGCTGAGACGTTGCGGGTTCCGGAAGCTGGATAGCCTTCGCCCCGTTCCCGTCCGGTCTGGTTGATGCCGGTGCCGTCGATGATGTCCTGAAGCGCCGCGTTGACTTCGTCGATTTTTTCGAAAGGAATGCCCGGAATTTCAAATCCCTGACGCGCCGTCAGGTTCACATGGCCGTTGCCGTATTTTTCAGCGATGGCCTGAATTTTGCCGAGATATTCCGCTTTGAGGTAGCCGCCGGGCACCCGGACACGGGATGAAGTGACATACCGGTTCTTCGTCACGCGAAAGGCGTTCTTTTTTAATTTTTTTGTATTGATATCCATGACCTGCTCCTTAATCCACCATCGTTTTGCTCTTCAGATACGGGAAAACCGGCCCGTCGAGGCACACATAGGTGTTGCCGATCTTACAGTGTCCGCATTTGCCCAGACCGCAGCACATTTTTCGTTCCTGGGAGAGCCAGATGTTTTCTTCATGTACGCCCAGATCGATGAGCCCTGCAATGGTAAAGCGCATCATTGGCGGCGGCCCGACGACGATGGCCTTGGTGTTGTCGAAATTCTTCGGCGTCAGTTCCGGCACCACAGCCGTTACAAAGCCTTCCCGGTAGCCCGGCTTGCCCTTGGCGCTGTCCACCGTCATTCTGAAATCGATATGGTCTTTCCAATACTTGAGATCGTCCCGGAACAAGATGTCGTCCGGGGATTTGAAGCCGACGATGGCGGTGATGCCGTCCACGTCTTCGGGATGATGGGCGTAGTGATCGATGACGCCACGTACCGGCGAAACCCCAGTCCCGCCGGCGACGACAATCAGTTCCGACCCATCGTAGTCCGCAAAGTCAAAGCCGTTGCCGTAAGGCCCGCGGATCAAAAGAGTGTCCCCTTCGTAGCGTTCGAACACTTCGTTC
This genomic window contains:
- the pepT gene encoding peptidase T; this encodes MIRYRKDITAMDTEKLVQRFLHYVAFDTQSDEDNDQVCPSTPGQKVLAQDIADELKKLGLTEVDLDDNGYLMATLPANGVDEGPTVGFISHLDTSPDAPGGDIHPKVCRFDGKDVVLNDEKGIVFPVNAFPEIKKYEGQDIIFTDGTTLLGADDKAGVAAIISAVEYLLSHPEIPHGKVRIGFTPDEETGRSAAKFDVEKFGADFAYTVDGGELGGLEYENFNADNPVVTIHGIGVHTGDAKGIMKNALSVAAEWQQALPEGEKPECTEGREGFYHVYKMDGDVETCVLHMLIRDHDRDHFERRKAFLDQMAVFFNQKYSEGTVEVAHHDVYFNMLEKIQDGHMNVVELARKGMQAAGVTPVVAPIRGGTDGAQLSFRGLPCPNLFTGGANFHGRFEYLPVDSLHKACETVVEIIKRAYTLKVY
- the asrC gene encoding sulfite reductase subunit C, coding for MDINTKKLKKNAFRVTKNRYVTSSRVRVPGGYLKAEYLGKIQAIAEKYGNGHVNLTARQGFEIPGIPFEKIDEVNAALQDIIDGTGINQTGRERGEGYPASGTRNVSACVGNRVCPYACYDTTAFAQRIEKVIFPNDLHVKIVLTGCPNDCQKVRMGDIGIMGMTEPHLDPERCISCGACIKACRAKSVDALSKVRFRPERDTYKCIGCGVCVNACPNLAWTRSEKQYYRVTLLGRTGKKNPRMGVDFIKWADEDSIVQIIKNVYDYTAHYINPDSPDGKEHIGYIVDRTGTEEFLKWALKDVHLPDIAEVYTPLNWNGIEYAHNKYFGNQRYHADGTIVTDFSEK
- the asrB gene encoding anaerobic sulfite reductase subunit AsrB, producing MSANQYIPFASKIEQVIRHTQTEYTFRMHFDGAREKVKPGQFFEISMPKYGEAPISVSGIGDDTIDFTIRRVGVVTNEVFERYEGDTLLIRGPYGNGFDFADYDGSELIVVAGGTGVSPVRGVIDHYAHHPEDVDGITAIVGFKSPDDILFRDDLKYWKDHIDFRMTVDSAKGKPGYREGFVTAVVPELTPKNFDNTKAIVVGPPPMMRFTIAGLIDLGVHEENIWLSQERKMCCGLGKCGHCKIGNTYVCLDGPVFPYLKSKTMVD